In Fluviispira sanaruensis, a genomic segment contains:
- a CDS encoding L,D-transpeptidase family protein, whose product MKTKSYHMFIKIMAIFFSTYLGNFAFAEKPFGQTSVTALNGIPSSFISLGAYHPTFAMVVEKNFHRLSVFKLLPDGNYTLVRTYLAITGKEQGDKKQRGDNRTPEGIYFIVGQKDSSELLRQMGPGARKYGPRAFMLDYPNIFDKRQRKTGSGIWIHGVDSDARMLRPFDTEGCVALKNEDIIDIAQYVSAFQTPVVIVDEMQTISMAAIQKQRQNVIEMVEAWRKSWENSDFAKYISFYSDHFQSLGKNKEDWREFKAKLSETRKGSITVQISEPKILAFRNQLLVEFFQRYTSPERDDFGRKFLYLRQENQGFKIIAEKWYNSQKGKTDLTVLNDTKKRQD is encoded by the coding sequence GTGAAGACAAAATCCTATCATATGTTTATCAAGATCATGGCCATTTTTTTTAGCACATATTTAGGGAATTTTGCTTTTGCAGAAAAGCCTTTTGGCCAGACTTCCGTAACAGCTCTCAACGGCATTCCTTCCTCTTTTATAAGCTTGGGAGCATACCATCCTACCTTTGCCATGGTTGTTGAAAAAAACTTTCATAGATTGAGCGTATTTAAACTACTACCAGACGGCAATTACACATTGGTTCGCACTTATTTAGCCATAACTGGAAAAGAACAAGGTGATAAAAAGCAAAGGGGTGACAATCGCACGCCCGAGGGAATTTATTTTATCGTCGGTCAGAAAGACAGTTCAGAACTCTTGCGGCAAATGGGGCCTGGCGCGCGAAAATATGGACCACGTGCTTTTATGCTCGACTACCCAAATATTTTTGATAAAAGACAGCGTAAAACAGGTTCAGGGATATGGATTCATGGGGTTGACAGCGATGCACGCATGCTTCGTCCCTTTGATACAGAAGGTTGTGTGGCCTTAAAAAATGAAGATATAATTGATATTGCTCAATATGTCAGTGCATTTCAAACACCTGTTGTCATTGTTGATGAGATGCAAACGATCAGCATGGCAGCCATCCAAAAACAACGGCAAAATGTGATCGAAATGGTTGAAGCGTGGCGAAAAAGTTGGGAAAACTCAGATTTTGCAAAATATATCAGCTTTTACTCCGATCATTTTCAGTCTCTTGGTAAAAACAAAGAAGATTGGCGCGAATTTAAAGCAAAACTCTCTGAGACGCGTAAAGGCTCTATCACGGTACAAATCAGCGAACCTAAAATTCTGGCTTTCCGCAATCAATTGCTCGTCGAATTTTTTCAAAGATATACTTCTCCTGAAAGAGATGATTTTGGCCGTAAGTTCCTCTATTTACGTCAAGAAAATCAAGGATTTAAAATAATTGCTGAAAAATGGTACAACTCGCAAAAAGGGAAGACAGATCTCACGGTCCTCAATGACACGAAAAAAAGACAAGATTAA
- a CDS encoding adenosine kinase: MLQNSFFSIEQFNHRYDVVAIENALIDMLVRANDSDLKSFGMTKGVMQLVDEDTQKNVLKNLGNAKPEIELGGSASNAIRGLAVLGAKTSYSSSVGNDSYGKAFASRMNELGILNRLTVVENVHTGTCLVVVTPDSERTLNTYLGACRSYTTSHVPYDDIANTKIFFTTGYMLDTQNQIDALHSAIDHALNNNVKVAFDVADPFVIARHGQKTIMNLLEKTHLVFLNAEEAKMLVGLSPDKAALELAKTIQLAIVKDGEKGAYIAHDGNLTFIPALKVEVADTTGAGDMFAGGFMFGLCKGLTLEQAGQIATVLAADTVSHMGVRLSSGIRSRVETLLR; this comes from the coding sequence ATGCTTCAGAACTCTTTTTTTTCAATAGAACAGTTTAATCATCGATACGATGTGGTCGCAATTGAAAATGCACTTATAGATATGCTTGTGAGAGCTAATGATTCTGACCTAAAATCCTTTGGCATGACCAAAGGCGTTATGCAGCTTGTTGATGAAGATACGCAAAAAAATGTTTTGAAAAACTTAGGCAATGCGAAGCCTGAAATTGAATTGGGTGGAAGTGCTTCCAATGCTATCCGTGGGTTGGCCGTTTTAGGAGCAAAAACGAGTTATAGCAGTTCCGTTGGCAACGACTCCTACGGCAAAGCTTTTGCCAGTCGTATGAATGAACTTGGCATTCTCAATCGATTGACAGTTGTCGAGAATGTTCACACGGGAACTTGTCTCGTGGTGGTCACACCCGACAGCGAACGGACACTCAATACTTATTTGGGCGCGTGCCGCAGCTATACTACCAGCCATGTTCCTTATGATGACATAGCAAACACGAAGATTTTCTTTACCACAGGCTATATGCTCGATACGCAAAATCAAATTGACGCCCTTCACTCAGCAATCGATCATGCATTGAATAATAATGTTAAAGTTGCATTTGATGTTGCTGATCCTTTTGTGATTGCCCGGCATGGACAAAAAACAATAATGAACCTGCTCGAAAAAACCCATCTGGTCTTTTTGAATGCAGAAGAAGCAAAAATGCTCGTTGGTTTGAGTCCCGATAAAGCGGCGCTCGAACTCGCTAAAACCATTCAGCTTGCAATAGTGAAGGATGGAGAAAAAGGAGCATATATTGCCCATGATGGAAATCTAACATTTATACCTGCACTAAAAGTAGAAGTTGCCGATACTACAGGAGCAGGGGATATGTTTGCGGGTGGATTTATGTTTGGTCTGTGCAAAGGCCTAACACTCGAGCAAGCTGGCCAAATTGCTACAGTTTTGGCTGCTGACACCGTTTCACATATGGGAGTGCGGCTTTCATCGGGAATCCGTTCTCGGGTTGAAACTCTGCTTAGGTAA
- a CDS encoding TonB-dependent receptor plug domain-containing protein, translated as MKKYWILIIAMLMNVNHFNVFSQSINSEKEKNANEIILKGQVRPLGNLSPIENALIINTDNKLNFVRTDKKGMFSIKVPMNCKGLLIRAENFQDLQIPIENGQLKMSSPFMLEPSAEYGGTGIIRARRKNEISQNTFEQEEMANVAGTGGDAVKALQTLPSVLPANPGSADLVVRGGAPGDNAYYYDDLLLPFVFHFGGVQTIVPTRMIETMDFYPGAFSAFYSDSIGGVIQLRSFGSVPSRLSAEIEVGLFQSGIFLEGNMFGNEENNKDAKQGNIFSERKVAQNDQGNGSDNKAGQSNTGENKNAINKASDNPNDAIGYRLGFRRTYLELYKPLIEKLANNTNFVAIPQATDYQLILNGNHTRGTWQLYLLGADDSASLAAPVGNSTSATGQNSFKFKNYMETTGLRYSFNLGNGLGFRFTAQQRYFVLNQSIFGNKIDIASHYYALGFILEKKVNDSFSFSVGVRPKFQNYEVTIDAIQLPGGGITTSFDTELAPTVQKTLQLDSFFGDAFVDITFSPFKKFIINPGLNMLVGSQKNEFAIDPRIGVRYEFMEGHTLKAGGGYYSQYPQPQFIAEGYGNTNLSLERSTQYVLGYEAKFWKDYFLDVQGWVKSSNSLVGPAVMNAANKYENSIELRAQGLEFFLKKKASSFWYGWLSYGLSQAKERDPGSGAWRYTNYDRTHSINVVYGQKITSRWNAGARAQFMTGTPYSTVAGGTYNQNTGKYSPASDGNTYLISKNDARLPYTFQVDFRTEYDFLFPDWTLTSYLDILNIFNRSNVSFNGYNRDYSKQVYITGLPILPSVGVIAKF; from the coding sequence ATGAAAAAATATTGGATTTTAATCATAGCTATGCTTATGAACGTAAATCATTTTAATGTATTTTCACAAAGTATCAATTCCGAAAAAGAAAAGAATGCTAATGAAATCATTCTCAAAGGCCAGGTGCGCCCGCTCGGTAATTTATCGCCGATTGAAAATGCTCTTATTATAAATACAGATAATAAATTGAATTTTGTCCGAACAGATAAAAAAGGGATGTTTTCTATTAAAGTTCCAATGAATTGTAAAGGACTTCTTATTCGTGCAGAAAATTTTCAAGATTTGCAAATTCCTATTGAAAATGGACAATTAAAAATGTCTTCTCCATTTATGCTAGAACCATCAGCAGAATATGGTGGAACTGGAATTATTCGTGCGCGACGAAAAAATGAAATTTCACAAAATACGTTCGAGCAAGAAGAAATGGCGAATGTCGCAGGCACTGGCGGCGATGCAGTAAAAGCATTGCAAACCCTGCCATCCGTTTTGCCTGCGAACCCGGGCAGTGCCGATCTCGTTGTGCGGGGGGGGGCGCCTGGGGACAACGCCTATTATTATGATGATTTATTGTTACCTTTTGTCTTCCATTTTGGGGGTGTGCAAACCATAGTTCCGACCCGTATGATTGAAACGATGGACTTTTATCCTGGGGCATTCAGCGCTTTTTATTCGGATTCCATTGGAGGGGTGATTCAATTGCGTAGCTTTGGCAGCGTGCCAAGCAGACTCTCTGCCGAAATAGAAGTGGGTTTGTTCCAAAGCGGGATTTTCTTAGAAGGAAATATGTTTGGCAACGAAGAGAATAATAAAGATGCAAAACAGGGAAATATTTTTTCAGAAAGGAAAGTCGCACAAAATGATCAAGGTAACGGAAGTGATAATAAAGCAGGGCAAAGTAATACAGGTGAAAACAAAAATGCCATAAATAAAGCCAGCGACAATCCGAACGATGCCATCGGCTATCGCTTAGGATTTCGCAGAACTTATTTGGAGTTATATAAACCTCTTATAGAAAAATTAGCAAATAATACAAATTTCGTAGCAATCCCTCAAGCGACGGATTACCAGCTGATCTTAAATGGCAATCACACTCGGGGAACTTGGCAATTGTATTTATTGGGAGCAGATGATTCTGCTTCACTAGCTGCGCCCGTAGGAAATAGCACATCAGCAACAGGCCAAAACAGTTTTAAATTTAAAAATTATATGGAAACGACTGGCTTAAGATACAGTTTCAATTTGGGCAATGGCTTGGGTTTTCGCTTCACAGCACAGCAACGTTATTTTGTCTTAAATCAATCTATTTTTGGCAATAAAATCGACATTGCAAGTCATTATTATGCCCTCGGTTTTATTTTAGAAAAGAAAGTAAATGACAGCTTTTCTTTTTCCGTCGGCGTGCGGCCCAAATTTCAAAACTATGAAGTGACTATAGATGCCATTCAGCTACCTGGTGGGGGTATAACAACATCATTTGACACAGAATTGGCACCCACTGTGCAAAAGACTTTGCAATTAGATAGTTTTTTTGGTGATGCATTTGTTGATATCACCTTCTCTCCTTTTAAAAAGTTTATCATAAATCCAGGCTTAAATATGCTTGTTGGTTCGCAGAAAAATGAATTTGCCATCGATCCACGCATTGGGGTGCGCTATGAGTTTATGGAAGGACACACACTCAAAGCAGGGGGAGGCTATTATAGCCAATACCCACAACCCCAATTTATTGCAGAAGGTTATGGCAATACAAATCTTTCCCTCGAACGCAGCACACAATATGTTCTCGGCTATGAAGCTAAATTTTGGAAAGATTACTTTTTGGATGTGCAAGGATGGGTGAAATCGAGCAATTCTTTGGTTGGCCCTGCTGTTATGAATGCGGCCAATAAATATGAAAATAGTATAGAATTGAGGGCTCAAGGCTTGGAATTCTTTCTTAAGAAAAAAGCCTCTAGCTTTTGGTATGGTTGGTTGAGTTATGGTTTGAGTCAAGCCAAGGAAAGAGATCCAGGCAGCGGTGCATGGCGGTATACGAATTATGACAGAACCCATTCTATCAATGTCGTCTATGGACAAAAAATAACCAGCCGCTGGAATGCAGGAGCCCGCGCTCAGTTTATGACGGGCACACCTTATTCAACTGTCGCAGGCGGGACTTACAATCAAAATACGGGAAAATATTCACCGGCGAGCGATGGTAATACCTATTTAATCAGCAAAAATGATGCACGTTTACCTTATACTTTTCAAGTGGACTTCAGAACTGAATATGATTTTCTTTTTCCGGATTGGACACTGACATCGTATCTGGATATTTTAAATATATTCAATCGTAGCAACGTGTCTTTTAATGGATACAATCGAGATTATTCGAAACAAGTTTATATAACAGGATTGCCTATTCTGCCATCCGTTGGTGTGATTGCTAAGTTTTAA
- the crcB gene encoding fluoride efflux transporter CrcB, producing MSFFYIGVFGMLGVYCRYFSGFLINKIFSSPFPMSTFLINVSGSFLIGFFYVLSVEKLHISHELRLGIMVGFLGGFTTFSSYTLEAVKLLEEGKLMYAFSYLFLSPFVGVILTFLGIIIARKLIILN from the coding sequence GTGAGTTTTTTTTATATCGGTGTTTTTGGAATGCTTGGAGTTTATTGTCGCTATTTTTCAGGATTTTTAATAAATAAAATATTTTCATCGCCTTTTCCCATGAGTACATTTTTAATCAATGTGAGTGGTTCCTTTTTAATCGGCTTTTTCTATGTATTATCAGTGGAAAAACTTCATATTTCCCATGAATTACGCTTGGGTATTATGGTTGGATTCTTAGGGGGATTTACAACTTTTTCCTCATATACCTTAGAAGCAGTCAAGTTGTTGGAAGAGGGGAAATTAATGTATGCATTTTCCTATCTTTTTTTAAGTCCTTTTGTCGGTGTTATTCTTACTTTTCTAGGAATAATAATTGCAAGAAAATTAATTATTTTAAATTAA
- a CDS encoding ArnT family glycosyltransferase — protein MSNDEVYYWDWSRNLQLSYLDAPPFVAWISYLGSLLFSGALGARFLLPLIHVFSTLFLVLSGQKYAELTAKKFSNEAALSILILSQLIPAFNLEGILLLPDASLLLGISGALYFLLSAFNSKENKNKNKFPLKYAFLFGLFLGISALSKYHALPIAVGFFLAAAYVKFKINKTFDFSFWSVAILVSIFVASPVFIWNYQNNFASFHFQSQHGFADFSFSYKSFLRYLIGIIIYLLPWFFVLFFAFIIKIRKEHTQTKSIYLISILPFFILIGIISYSALGKDTLPHWTMPGFYLLIPAVALNWQPFTGSNARRWKIYISISLFMSTVLPTALSIKEFNNLLIKSFVYFTGNADPLTQAFLWQDMQAELKNQLNIKLKTQTYSTQTQIDSCANGYKIASLRWYWTAQMAFHFTDQPKIYNFDFTSSSFYTWRDDLAQLAGCKFIVLGSLSHYNEKKIETVMNIEYFESFYLSPYDNTKIVLIKGTMKNKEILQEVYEKSKNEINF, from the coding sequence ATGAGCAATGATGAGGTTTATTATTGGGATTGGTCGCGTAACTTACAGCTGAGTTATCTCGATGCTCCTCCTTTCGTTGCTTGGATTTCCTATCTCGGATCACTGCTCTTTTCAGGGGCATTGGGTGCGCGCTTTCTATTACCTCTTATTCATGTTTTTTCAACCTTATTTTTAGTATTATCTGGGCAAAAATATGCCGAATTAACCGCGAAGAAATTTAGCAATGAAGCTGCACTTTCCATACTAATTTTATCACAACTTATTCCTGCTTTTAACTTGGAAGGAATTCTTCTTTTACCCGACGCTTCTTTATTATTAGGTATTTCAGGTGCTCTTTATTTTTTATTAAGTGCATTTAACAGTAAAGAAAATAAAAATAAAAATAAATTCCCACTCAAATATGCATTTTTATTTGGTCTCTTTTTAGGAATTTCGGCTTTATCCAAATACCATGCTCTGCCTATTGCAGTTGGTTTTTTTCTAGCGGCTGCCTATGTAAAATTTAAAATAAATAAAACTTTTGACTTTAGCTTTTGGAGCGTTGCAATTCTTGTTTCCATCTTTGTGGCAAGCCCAGTTTTTATCTGGAATTATCAAAATAATTTTGCTTCATTTCATTTTCAAAGCCAACACGGGTTTGCTGATTTCTCATTTAGTTATAAAAGTTTCTTGCGCTACTTAATAGGTATTATTATTTACTTGTTACCTTGGTTTTTTGTTCTTTTTTTCGCTTTTATAATTAAAATTCGTAAGGAACACACGCAAACCAAATCAATTTATCTTATCAGCATACTACCGTTTTTTATTTTAATCGGCATAATATCTTATTCTGCTCTTGGCAAAGATACCCTGCCTCACTGGACAATGCCCGGATTTTATCTGCTTATTCCAGCTGTTGCCCTCAATTGGCAGCCGTTTACGGGGTCTAATGCCCGCCGGTGGAAAATATATATTTCTATCTCACTTTTTATGTCCACTGTCCTGCCAACAGCACTCAGCATAAAAGAATTTAACAATCTTCTCATAAAATCATTTGTTTATTTTACTGGTAATGCTGATCCTTTGACTCAGGCATTTTTATGGCAAGACATGCAAGCAGAGCTGAAAAATCAGCTCAATATTAAACTCAAAACCCAAACTTATTCTACACAAACACAAATCGATTCCTGTGCAAATGGTTACAAAATAGCATCACTCAGATGGTACTGGACTGCACAGATGGCTTTTCATTTTACCGATCAACCCAAAATATATAATTTCGATTTCACTAGTTCTTCATTTTACACTTGGCGAGATGATCTGGCTCAATTAGCCGGTTGTAAATTTATTGTGCTCGGAAGTTTGAGTCATTATAATGAAAAGAAAATAGAAACGGTAATGAACATAGAATATTTTGAAAGTTTTTATTTGTCACCTTATGACAATACAAAAATAGTCTTGATTAAAGGAACAATGAAAAACAAAGAAATTCTTCAAGAGGTTTATGAAAAAAGCAAAAATGAAATCAACTTTTAA
- the grxC gene encoding glutaredoxin 3: MPVVKIYTTTVCPYCNAAKSLFKSLSVNYEEINLDNDPDLRTKLSKENNGWRTVPMIFIGDKFIGGFDDTNKLYKSGELSKLLS; encoded by the coding sequence TTGCCTGTCGTTAAAATTTATACCACAACTGTTTGCCCATATTGCAATGCTGCTAAAAGTTTATTTAAAAGCTTAAGCGTAAATTACGAAGAAATCAATTTGGACAACGATCCCGATTTAAGAACAAAGCTCTCAAAAGAAAATAATGGCTGGCGTACAGTTCCTATGATCTTTATCGGTGATAAATTTATAGGCGGTTTCGACGATACCAATAAACTTTATAAAAGCGGCGAGCTTTCTAAATTATTAAGCTAA
- the tkt gene encoding transketolase, translating to MFTQFVSEHKNDLENTALAVRLLGMDAVLKAKSGHVGLPLGGAELGTFLYFAVMNHSAKQPQWIDRDRFVLSAGHGSMLQYALLHLAQYDLSREDIANFRQLGSKTPGHPEFGHTAGVECTTGPLGQGISNAVGMALAERMLAARFNDSNHSVIDHKTYVIAGDGCLMEGVSAEACSLAGHLKLNRLIVLYDANNITIDGTIDIAFSENVGKRYEAYGWNILEADGNDFISLAKAMDKAQNFASMPNGESGPTLIICKGIPGKGSPKWEGKPKIHGNPMSAEDVIDAKKHLGVTNTEPFYVPNACLESAYKLANICGQKAKKWSELFDGVKIHWEKAQPEKAKLWQNLFENESYNGMHNESFAQAKGKMATRTASGKALIELAQENPGLVGGSADLAGSNLTTLPNTSFINAKDFSGRNIHFGVREHGMAAICNGITLHGGLRAYCATFAVFSDYMRPAIRLAALMKIPTLFILTHDSYAVGEDGPTHQPIEHAAALRAIPDLNVYRPADTLETYTAWESAVLCENKPTVLLLTRQDLEDLDTLLPAQRSKEEVKEGLCKGAYLLKDFSAEENTLKIVLIASGSEVSIALTASLLLESKTVENIAGEKVKLSARVVSSQCPQVLVENPLTLNKLVPKEIPIYAIEAGSPQSWGEIVGRNGAIFSLKTFGNSAPASVLAKHFGFTPEAFCSFVLNQLNLR from the coding sequence ATGTTTACTCAGTTTGTTTCAGAGCACAAAAATGACTTAGAAAATACTGCACTCGCAGTTAGACTTCTCGGCATGGATGCCGTTTTAAAAGCAAAATCCGGGCATGTTGGTTTGCCTTTAGGCGGAGCCGAATTAGGAACTTTTCTTTATTTTGCTGTGATGAATCACAGTGCTAAACAACCGCAATGGATTGATCGCGATCGTTTTGTCTTATCTGCTGGCCATGGCAGCATGCTTCAGTATGCGCTTTTGCATCTTGCGCAATACGATCTCAGCAGAGAAGACATTGCGAATTTTCGCCAATTAGGTAGCAAAACACCAGGCCATCCCGAGTTTGGCCACACTGCAGGCGTTGAGTGCACCACAGGCCCTTTGGGGCAAGGGATCTCGAACGCAGTGGGTATGGCTCTCGCAGAGAGGATGCTCGCAGCACGTTTTAATGATTCAAATCATTCGGTTATAGATCACAAAACATACGTAATCGCAGGCGATGGGTGTTTGATGGAAGGCGTGAGTGCTGAGGCTTGCAGCCTTGCGGGTCACTTAAAACTCAATCGCCTGATCGTCCTCTATGACGCAAATAATATTACAATTGATGGCACCATCGACATTGCCTTTAGCGAAAATGTCGGCAAACGTTACGAGGCTTATGGTTGGAATATTTTAGAAGCCGATGGCAACGATTTTATTTCGCTCGCAAAAGCTATGGACAAAGCTCAGAACTTTGCCTCCATGCCCAACGGCGAATCGGGACCAACCTTAATTATCTGCAAGGGAATCCCAGGTAAAGGTTCTCCTAAGTGGGAAGGCAAACCCAAAATTCACGGCAATCCTATGAGTGCGGAAGACGTGATCGATGCCAAAAAGCATTTGGGCGTAACAAATACCGAGCCATTTTATGTGCCCAATGCCTGTTTAGAATCCGCATATAAATTAGCTAATATCTGTGGGCAAAAAGCAAAAAAATGGTCTGAACTCTTCGACGGAGTTAAAATCCACTGGGAAAAAGCTCAACCCGAAAAAGCTAAACTTTGGCAGAATCTTTTTGAAAACGAGAGTTACAATGGTATGCACAACGAAAGTTTTGCACAAGCTAAAGGCAAAATGGCAACACGTACTGCGAGCGGAAAAGCTCTGATTGAACTTGCGCAGGAAAATCCCGGGTTGGTGGGTGGTTCTGCCGATCTCGCTGGCAGCAACTTAACCACACTCCCAAATACTTCTTTTATCAACGCCAAAGACTTTTCGGGTCGCAACATCCATTTTGGTGTGCGTGAACATGGCATGGCTGCCATTTGTAACGGAATCACTTTACATGGAGGTTTGCGAGCTTATTGTGCAACTTTTGCTGTCTTTTCTGACTATATGCGCCCCGCAATTCGCCTTGCAGCACTTATGAAAATTCCCACTTTATTTATTTTAACCCACGACAGTTATGCTGTTGGAGAAGATGGTCCTACCCATCAACCGATCGAACATGCTGCAGCGTTGCGCGCTATTCCTGATCTCAACGTGTACCGCCCAGCGGATACCCTTGAAACTTATACTGCTTGGGAAAGTGCAGTGCTCTGTGAAAACAAGCCCACGGTTTTGCTTCTGACACGCCAAGACCTCGAAGACCTCGACACACTTTTGCCTGCGCAAAGAAGTAAAGAAGAAGTAAAAGAAGGTTTGTGCAAAGGTGCTTACTTGCTAAAGGATTTTTCCGCAGAAGAAAATACACTTAAAATTGTTTTAATTGCTTCAGGTTCTGAGGTTTCTATTGCCTTAACTGCAAGTCTATTGTTAGAAAGTAAAACTGTAGAAAACATTGCGGGCGAGAAAGTAAAACTGTCAGCCCGAGTTGTCAGTTCTCAATGTCCACAAGTTTTGGTTGAAAATCCTCTGACTTTAAATAAACTTGTTCCTAAAGAAATTCCGATTTACGCAATTGAAGCAGGTTCTCCACAAAGTTGGGGAGAGATTGTTGGAAGAAATGGGGCTATTTTCAGTTTGAAAACTTTCGGTAATTCTGCACCTGCTTCTGTTTTGGCAAAGCATTTTGGCTTTACTCCGGAAGCGTTTTGCTCCTTTGTTCTCAATCAATTAAATTTAAGGTAA
- a CDS encoding phosphatase PAP2 family protein has protein sequence MSPLVKRSKKIIEKSTPHNTNLTFFVCLGLVMLINVFLNYKEPFDSWIEIVGTVFQIAIPMYAIVPVLWKKDKEGAVQMIKILFFVVGVTWAFKLGLSNLVGIDDVRPRGGRMSFPSGHTAGAFSGAVFLAIRYGIKYAVIAVPLAAFVGFSRIYSFAHWPHDVFAAVILCCVGGLLLVRPYKKK, from the coding sequence ATGTCTCCACTTGTTAAACGTTCGAAAAAGATCATTGAAAAGTCCACTCCACACAATACAAACTTGACATTTTTTGTGTGTCTTGGCCTTGTCATGCTTATAAATGTTTTTCTCAATTACAAAGAACCGTTTGATTCTTGGATTGAAATTGTCGGCACTGTTTTTCAAATTGCCATTCCCATGTACGCGATTGTCCCTGTCCTATGGAAAAAGGATAAGGAAGGAGCTGTGCAGATGATTAAAATTCTCTTTTTTGTAGTTGGAGTCACTTGGGCATTTAAGCTAGGCTTAAGCAATCTTGTCGGAATTGACGACGTACGTCCGCGCGGTGGACGCATGAGTTTTCCAAGTGGACACACAGCAGGTGCCTTTTCGGGTGCGGTGTTTTTAGCTATTCGCTACGGAATTAAGTATGCAGTGATTGCTGTGCCTCTAGCAGCTTTTGTGGGTTTTAGCAGAATATACTCATTTGCTCATTGGCCACACGATGTGTTTGCTGCGGTCATTCTTTGTTGTGTAGGGGGACTGCTTTTAGTAAGACCTTACAAAAAGAAATAA
- a CDS encoding KH domain-containing protein has translation MRELIEYVAKSLVDNAEKVEINEINGAQTNVIELKVAKEDVGKIIGKSGRTADAIRTILNCGAAKMNKRYILHIIDE, from the coding sequence ATGCGTGAATTAATCGAATACGTTGCCAAATCACTTGTAGACAATGCAGAAAAAGTCGAAATAAACGAAATCAACGGCGCTCAGACAAATGTAATCGAACTCAAAGTAGCAAAAGAAGATGTAGGAAAAATAATTGGTAAAAGTGGGCGTACCGCTGACGCCATTCGCACGATCTTAAATTGCGGTGCAGCCAAAATGAACAAACGTTATATTCTACACATCATTGACGAATAG